The window CATTCACCTAAACGCCGGGGGTCGGGGGACAACAGTTGGGTTTGAGCGGGAAAATCCTGGATCCGGTTGCGTAAAATTCCGGGCAGGCTACCAGCGGCAATTTGAAAATCCAACCGTAACTCGGCGGGGCTGCGCCAATTTGCCTCTGTCCCCCGTGGGCAGGGGATAATCCTGGCCCGCGGGAAGGCCCGCTTCCAACAGGCCAGCAGGCGCGGGTCGCACAATATGGACACTTCCGCCGCTTGGCGCAAAACATCGGGATAACATGTGGCAAACATCACCTCGTCCCCCAGGCCTTGCTCGGCATGGATCAAGATTCGCTTGCCAGCCAAGGATTCCCCCCGCCACTCGGGTATTCCAACGTCGCGGCACTGCGTGGCGGAATCCGGACACTGCCAACGCCATTCGTAGGCCCGCCAGCCCGCCTGGTAGTTTCCTTGATATAGCCGTGCAAAAGCCAAACTAGCCTGGGCCAACGGATAAGCCCGCGCGCCGCTACAATCCAACGCGCGTTCATAGCAAGCGATCGCGTCGTCCAATGCCCCTTGTTGGGCCAGCATCATCCCTAACGAATGATGCAGTTCGCGTTGATCGGGCCGAATCCGCAGCGCTCGGCGATAACATTCTTCCGCCTGCGATGCCTCTCCCGCCTGGGCGTAAATTGTTCCCAGCCGCACCACCGCTTCATAACAATCCGCGTCGTGGGACAATGCCGCTTGGTAAGCGCGCTTCGCCTCGGCGAAATTTGTCAGTTTTTCACATATCGTTCCCAAGCGAACGTATGCCGCGGAAGTTGGCTGCGCGATGCATATTTTCTCTAATTGTATTTTAGCCGTCGCCCAATCTTGATCCTGGCAGCAAATCTCCGCCAGGAGCGAGCGCGCCTGCAGATTTTCCGCTTTGGCACGCAGCAGTTGTTCCAAAATTCCCCTTGCGGGGTCGAATTGACACCGGGATATCAACTCCTGGGCCTGCTGCAATAACGTTTGCTGGTTGGCGGGGGTGTTTTGGGTGGCTGCTGTGTCCTGGGTGGCGGGAGAAAATGGAACTTTTACCCCCGACTGTGAGAGAGCGTTCCTGGCGTCAAGAGCGGGAATGGGGTTGATTGGGTTACTGGAGTTGGAACCATGGGGGGGGATGCTGGATTTATCGTTGGTCATCTCACGGGGGGAGATGTTGGTATTTTCGTTGTTTATCTCACGGGGTGGGGTGAGGACATTTTCGTTGGTCATCTCACGGAGTGAGATGAGGACATTGTGGTCCGACGCGGGGGGTGGGCTGAGAAGCTGTTTTTCCAATTTAGCTAATTCCACGGTTGCGCGTTCATAGCCCGGCAAGAGCTCCAAAGCGCGGCGGTAACAGGCGATCGCTTCGTCCGTGCGGCCCGCGCCGGCGTAGGCCACCGCCAGATCACAGCGGCGCTGGGGGACCATTTCCGCCGTGGCCAAGGCCCGCTGCAGACAGCGTATCGCCAGGTCATAGCGCTCCTGCTTGATTGCCACCAGGCCCAGACAATGCAGCGCGGAGGGAAATTTGGGGGCGATGGTCAAAATTTGCCGTAACAGCCGTTCGGCTTCGGTGTAATCGGTCCGTTCATATGCTTGTTTGGCCTGTTCCAAAATTTGCGGAAAACTCTCGATCGTGGCGGCGGCGGAAAATTGCGTATGATCCAGCCAGACATGTTGGGCCAGCGGCGGCAGGGAGGGTTCGTTGATTCGCTCGATAGGGGGGCAGGGGATTGTTTTCAATAGGTCCGCTTGTGCCACGGCGGGAGCGGCCAAGACTCCGGCCAGCATCCGCCGCATCGCCGCCAGCACGCCGGGCCACTGGTTGCGTTGGACCTGGCGAAAGAGCCGCACCGTTTTGTACCAGGGACTTTCGTCGCCGCGAATCATCCACCTCCAAGAGGGAATCATGGGGAGGAGCGTCCAAGCGGGTGTTCCCACCGCACCCGCCAGATGCACCGTGGCATTTCCAACCGAAATCACCAAATCCAGCGCGGCGATCTTGGCCGCAAAGCTATCCACATCGATAAGCGGATCTCCTTGTTCCCAATCATGCAGCGTCACGCCAAACAAGTCTTGGACTTCTTGGCGATCCTCGCTGGCGTCGCCGTATTGTAAATTGATGAATTTAATGCCGGGGGTTTGCAAGATTCCCCCCCACAGATCCAACGGGATGGAACGTTTTCGGCGTTCCAGGGGCTTTCCCCCGGCCCGCCAACTGATGCCAATTTTTAATCCCGGACCCAGTGACGCAAATTTTTGCCGCCACGCGTTTACCAATGCGGGATCAGGCGTTAAGAACCGCTGCCGCCGGGGAAACGCCGACAACGTGGGCCGAAAGTGCAAGGGAAGACTTCCCATGGGTAACTGATAATGAATTTCTTCTTTTACCTGGCAAGGAAGCCGATCTTTGCGCCGCAAATAACCATACACAATCGCCTGGGGAAAGCTGCGGCGAAAGAGCTTTTCCAACCGCGGCTCACAGACAATCACCACCCTGCCAGCTCGTTCTAACAGATCGGGCAAACAGCTACAAAATACAATTTCATCTCCCAATCCTTGCTCGGCATGGACCAGAATCGTTTTGCCCGTTAAATCCTCCCCTTGCCAGCGGGGTTGGGGATAATGATCAAATTCGACCTCTCCCACGGGGCCGCGCGCCTCGTACCCTTCCCAACCCGGTCCATAATTTCCCAGGTGCAGATTACAAATCCCCAGGTTCCACTTGGCCCGCACATAGTTGGGATCGATCGTGAGGGCGTGTTGATATTCGCGAATGGCTTCTTCCAGGGAACCTTGCTCCCGGTAAGAATTTCCCAGGTTGTAGCGGGCCAAGACGCAATTTGGCAGGACGGCGACCGCTTTTTGCGCCCAATGCGTGGCGTCCGCATAGCGCTCTTGCTGCTCCATGATGCCGCTCAGGTTGACATAACTGGCCTGAAAATCGGGCTTCAGCGCCAACACCCGCAAGAAGCACTCATAGGCCAATTTTTGCTCGTGCCGCTCTAAATAGCAGACACCCAATTCGAACGGCATGGCAAAATTTTGGGGATCGGCGATGCAGGCCTGGCGCAGGCTATGGATCGCGGCGGGCAGATCACCCCGCTTGCGTTGGCCCACCCCCAGAATCCGCAGTGCGATCGCGTGGCGGGGTTGAATGGCCAGGATACGTTCGGCCAGTTCCGCGGCCGTGGCAAAATCCTCGGCATTGAAGAGCGTGGCCGCCCGTTCCAGCAATCCCCGCGCGGCGGGAGAGTGTATTTCCGTCTGGGGAAATCGGAACGTGGCATCCGTCGATTGTTCGGCTTGCAGCCAGGGGAGCTCCTCGGTAATGGACGCCAGCGATGATGGCAAACCGTGATCGGACGGCGTTTGAGCGCCGTCTGGAACTGTCACCGAGCCAACCGAGGAAGAAATTTCCGACACAGGGGAACCGGTGCCAAAACTTGCGGGCGACACCTGAGACCGCGCACAGGCAACCTGTGCCCGCAACTGTTCCAGGTTTTGGGCCACGGATTGATGATTGGCATCCAGCCGCATAACTTGTTCAAAACAAGCAATTGCCTGCCCATAATCATGCTGCGCTTGCCAGACGCAGCCCAGGTTATTCCAGGCGGCGGCATAATCCGGGGCCAAGGCCACCGCCTGTTGAAACGCGGCAATCGCCCGCTCGGGCTGGCGTAGATCAATCGCCACCCCACCTAAAAAATTAAATACCTTGGGATTGCGGGGCGCAATTTCGCGGGCATGTTCCAGCGTCTCCCAGGCGGCGTTAAAGTCTCCCGCTCCCCGCTGGGCCAGCGCGCAGCCCAGCCACCCTTCCACCCGTTCCGGCCAACGGGTAATCGTGGTTTGAAACGTGGCCAAAGCCAGGGCGGTATTCCCGCAAGCCAGCGCTGTTTCGGCCAAATCCTGGTGGATGGCGTAATCATCATTTGATAATTCGCGGGCCCGTTGCAAACTGCGCAAGGCCAAATCCCAGCGTTCGGTCTGCTTGGCAATGTGCGCCAGCAGACTCCAGGCTGCGGATTGTCGCGGCGCGTGGACTAAAATTTCATCTGTCAGTCGCTCGGCGGCCAATAAATCCCGTTCCGCAAATAATTGCCGCGCCTGGGATAGCGCCGCAGCAAAATCAAAACTTCCCGTCGGAGTGCGAAATTGCCGGGTATGGTGATTCATAAGCTTTGTTTCCTGGATATCCAACTGACTTGACGAAAATGGCAACGATACATTATCGAGTGGTGGCTCTGGGCCAGGCTGACTCGTGGCGGCACTAAAAGTAGGCTGTGAATTCCAGTGGGGAAACACTAGCGACAACCGTGCAAACAAACCCAGCCAGGATTCCCCCGGCGATTGCCGCCAAGCCCTTACCGAGGGATACCAGGGAAGGCTATCCCCGCGTAATTGCCACCTCCAAGAGGGCACCGTGGGCAAGACCACCCAAGCCGGGATTCCTAACGCTCCGGCTAGATGGACCGTGGTGTTTCCGACGGCAACAACCAGGTCCAGCCCCGCCACGAGCGCCGCAAAATCCGTGAATCGAGTCAGAGGATCAGCGGCGGGGAAATCATGGATGACAATCCCCGTGTCGCGGGAAAAATCGTTTATTTCCCGCGAGGTTTCGCCGTACTGCAAATTGATCCACTGCGCGCCGGGAGTTTTTAATAAGGGGAGCCAATCCCGCAATTGAGTGGAGCGGCGAGCCCGTTCACGGGGATGTCCCCCCGCCCGCCAGGAAATTCCGACCTTGACCCCGGATCCTAGCTGGCCCAGCCGTTGTCGCCAGACGGCGGATAGTTCGGAAGGAAGGGCGAGATAAGCATTTTCCCGTGGCGGGATGATTTCCGCGGATTGCAATAATCCGGGCAAATCCCCGGCGGGAAGCCAATAATCCACGCGCGTGTCCAGCAAGGTTTCGACCGGACAAGGAGCGCGATCCTGGCGGCGCTCGTAGCCGATAACCCGGACGTTGGCAAAGGAGTCTGCGAACAGTTCTTGCAAACGGGGTTCGCAAACCAAGATCACCCGTCCCGCATGCCGCGCAAATTCCCGCAGATTACCGGCAAAGAAAATTTCATCACCCAGGCCTTGCTCGGCGACGACCACGATCGTCCGCCCCGCGGCTTGAGAAAGTCGTGCCAACCGTGGAAAAGCGTAATTATCCTGAACGACTTCGCCAGCCGCTTCCCGCCAGACATATTCCGGCCAGCCCCGGATAAAATCCCCCGTCAATAAGTAACATGTCGCCAAATTCCAGTGCGCCGCGGCAAAATCGGGCTGGATCTCTAGAGCCCGCTGGTAACGGTTAATTGCGGTGCCTACCTCGCCCAACTGGCGTTCAATATTTCCCAGATTATATTGGGCTATCGCGTGACCGGGATCCACGGAAACAGCGTCCTGCAAACGCAGGCGGGCCTGGACCAAATCACCACGCTTCTCGCACAGATTTCCCCAATTGACCAACGGCTCCGCCCAGTCCGGGGAGAGTTGATGCGCGCGGGCAAAGGCGTTCGTGGCGGCGGGCCAGCGCTCGGCGCGTTGCAAGGAACAACCATAGGCAAACCACAATTCCGCGCAGTCCGCCCCATGAGCCAGCGCCTGTTCCAGCACCGCCACACTGAATTGCGTCCGACCAGCGGCGCGCAGCTCGGTTCCCAACCGAATGGCCTCGGCCACTTCCGGGCGAATCGCGGATTTGCCGGCGCGTACGAAGAGCGGGGCCTGGTCCAGCGTATTTTTGGACAGGGCCGTCGTCAGTCTGCAAGGCGCTTCTTGCGCAATGTTCATGACACTCAGCGAGTTGCCAACAAAATCCAATGTTGCGTCAAGCTTGCCCGATCCGCGGTCAACTCCCCAGTCTTCCCGGCCCAGGCATTTGTGACGTGTTATTAAAGTTCGTCATTCGCGGGGGCGTTTCTGCGCAGAATTTGAGTTTGCCGCTGGAAATGATTAATTCGAATGCTTAATATGCGGATTATGCATAACATGCGCAAGCCAGAACGGTCGGATAAAATGTTCTTCTTGCTAGCAATTCCCCTTTATGCCTCCCGCATGGGCGGAGCGATGCCTTGATCCCCGGGGTCGCGGCTCTGGCCGCCCCCCAAAAAAAACGAAAAAACCCACGGCCAGCAGGCCGTGGGTTTGTCGCTATCCCGACAGTCGCAAAATGTCTGTTACCGTGGCCCGGCTTATCGCAGCAGGGACAGGATATTTTGCGGATTTTGGTTGGTGATCTGCAACACTGACGTGCCGGACTGGACCAGAATCTGGGCCCGAGTGAGGCGGGCGCTTTCCGCGGCAAAGTCGGCGTCGCGAATAGAGCTTTCGGCCTCTGTCAGGTTTTCCAGGGCGTCATTGAGCGTGGTGATGTTCGTTTCCAAAGTCGTCTTTTGGAACGCACCCAGCCGCCCGCGAAGTCCGGAGACGGCGGAGATCACTTCATCCACGACCTTGGCGGCACCCTTGGTGTCGCTGTCCAGGTCCTTGGCGCCACCGGAACGAAGTTCGTATAGCTTGCCGCTCACGCCACCCAGGGTGGAGGTGCTAACCCCCTGGATCCCCAAGCGGGCTTGCTGGTTGCTGACCACGTCGGGACCGATTTGGAAGTTGGCCCCGCCGCCGGTGATGGAAAAGCTGAAGGAATCGCCGTCGGCCAGGTTTTGGTTGACGGTAAAGCTCAAGTCCAGCGTGCTGGTGTTGAGCGTGGTCTTGAGGCCATTCCCGATCGCCTGCACGCCATTGATACGGGTAGAGACGTCGGTGCCAATGGTCCGGTCGGTGGCCGTGCCGCTCAGGTTGACGGTGTTAAACGAACCGGTGAGGGCCTTGGCCTGGACAAAGGCATCGCTGCCGAACTCCACGCTGGTCAACCGCAGCACCGAGCCGGAAACCGTTCCGGAAGTCACATTCGCGGAAACCCCGGTGGCATCCGAAACCAGGTTGATCGCGTCGCGGATCTGAGTCACGGTGCTTCCCGTGCCAAAATTGAACGTCTCAAAGCCCCCCTTGCCGCCGACTTGCAAAATCAGGTCGCTACTCAGCGTGCCGCCGGAGTAATACAACGTACTTTGGGTCGCCTGGCGGTCCACCCGCACGTCGACGGTAATGGAAGAGGCGGTCCCAAAGTTAGCCTGGTCGATCTTGAGGTCGCTTAGGTTGGCATTTCCCGTGGCACCGCCGGTGGTGGCGGCGCTGATGGTGCCGGCGGTCAACACACCCTGGCCATTCCCCAAAGCCGTGGCGCTGAACACGCCGTTGGCGTTGATAGCGGTGGCGACCTGGCTGCTGGTGGCCGCGGCGCTACGCGAGATCGTCAGCGTGTTGCTGGCGGTGTCATAGCTGGCGCGGGCGGCCGCGTCCGAGGTCGCGATTACGACATTGGTATTGGAATAGGTCGGACCGCCCGTGGAGGCGGACAGCAGAATCCGGTTGCTGTTCGTTCCCCCCGTCGTGGCCGAAGTCGTCGACCCCGCGGCGTAAACACCCAATCCCGCGGCGGCTTGGGCACTGGCCTGAAAGACCCCGCCCGCGTTAATCGCACTGACGACGGCGGCGGTGTTGCCGGCGGCGCTGACGCTGATACTGAGGGTGTTGGTCGCGGTGTCAAAGCTAGCCCGTGCGGCGGCGTCGGAGATCGAGATCGTCACGGTGGCGTTATAAGCGGCCCCGCCATTCACGGCGGAGAGGCTAATCTTGTTATTGAACGCCCCGCCGGCCAGCGTGGCGCTGTATTTGTCACCTTCCGCCGCACCGCCCGAGAAAATCGTTCCCGCGGTCACGACCGCGGCGGAAATTCCCGTAGAGCCGGTGAGGGCGTTCACCAGGGTCGCGACATTGGCCGCGGTGGTGCCGGCGGTCAGCGTCACGGTCAGGGTGTTGCTGGCGAACGTGGCGCTGGCGGTTCCGCCCGAATCAAAGACATATTCAACCTTGGCCCCGTTCAAGGTCGAACCGGCGCTAATCGCGGTAAAGGATAATCCGCCCAGGCCGGCTCCGCCGCTGAGGGTGACGGTGGCGTTGGCGTCGACCGCGGCTCCAAAAGAACCAGTCGCAGCCGCGTCAACGGCCGTGCCAATGGTGCCTGTGGCCTTCGGATCCGTCGTCCCGACGCTGCTGGTCAAAAAGTCCAGGCTGCCGTCCAGCAACCGCCGACCCTGGAAGGATGTTGTTTGCGCGATCCGGTCGATGGCTTCCAGGGAAGAATCGACTTGCAATTGATTGGCCGCGATTTGCTCTTCGCTAAGTGCCCCGCTATTTGCCGCTTCCGACACCAGCCCACGGATGTCGTTGAGCAGAGAGCTGACCTGGCTTAAGGCGCTGTCAGCGGTGGCAATAATTTGATTTGCCCGTTCGCTATTCGTAATGGCCCGTTGCGTGGCCACGATATCCGACCGCAGAATTTCACTGGCAATCAAACCGGCGGGGTCATCCTTACCCTTGTTGATTCGTAAGCCAGTGCTCAATCGAGTCAACGATGTCTGCAAATCGTTGTTCGATCTCGCCAATGCTTTTTGAGCGACAAGTGAGCTGACATTGGTGTTAATACGGGACATGCAAGACACCCCTCAAAGGTAAACAAGGAACAATGCCCAAACTGGAATTACGTGCGCGGGGAGTTTCGCCGCGATCCAAGTTTGACGGTGTGACGCGCCCATCCACCGGGCATCGCTGCGCACCTGTTAAACTGATATCAAATGCGCCTGACCACGGGAGGGGCTTCCACCCCGCGACGGCAGCGCAGTCGAGACTACGGTCTCTGGAAACTTCATCGGCCAAGCGAACTGGGGGCTTTAGGTAAATTGGTGGGTCTGGTCCGCTTTTTTCCCACATTACAGCTATTCATCGGCCAATTCTTACCCCGGGAAAAGCAAAAGGTCCGAACAACCGCGCTAATGCTTTTGTTCGGACCCTGCTCTGTGCCATATAGCCGATACCATCGGCTTGATTTGATTTATCCACTTAACCCGTTGCGTCCCGCCGGCTTACCCAATTGCTGCGCGTCCTTGGGATCCAGGCGGCTCGACCGCTGATTTTCCCGTTGAATCGCTTCGTACACTTCCTGGCGGTGGACCGGGATCTCGCTGGGGGCGTTGATCCCCAACCGCACCTTGTCACCACGAATATCGACAATCGTCACCACGATGTTATCACCGATGATGATGCTTTCGTCGCGCTGTCTCGACAACACAAGCATCGCGAACTCCTTTATCACTACGCTATCGGAACCACGCGGCGGGCCGGTTGTTCCTGGGTTGGCTGTCTGGAAAAAACTGGGGATGGCGATCGGGAATAGTGCCGCTGAATCACCGACAGCCACTTTCCCGGTGGCGGCTGTCGGCCCTTCTGCATCTCTTGCTTGACCTGGGGACTGGCCAAGATTCAGAGTATGCCCCGCTTACTAGCTAATCTTCAACCACGCTATGCGGAGATCCGCAGACGCGCCGGTTCCTGGTCCAATTCATACTGCACCGACAGATCATTATTGGCGATCACCTGCCGACCCACCCGACGCTCTTCATGAATCACCAATGGCGCCCGCAAATTCAGCGTCATCCCCCGCTCGTTTTTTCCCACGATTACCAGCACCTGGGCCTGCGACAGATCGTCCAGGGCCAGCGGCAATAGTTCTCCGCGGGAAACGCGCAATTGATAATCCGGGACAAAACGCCGGGGACTCACCACGGCAAATGCCAAATCGGCCTGGGTAAGGCTTTGCAGCCAACCAAGGGCCTCATTTGTGGCATCCGCCAGCAGCACCCAGTGGCGGCACTCTTCCATTCCAAGCAAGCCGTTGGGAAACAGCAGGACGTCGTCGGCCCGCATCTCCACGCGGCCAAATCGTGTGGTCATAACCAACATGGCAACCTCCGTGTAACCATTAAATCCGGTAGGCACAATCCCGTTGCAAAGCAGGCTCGCCTTCCTTGCAAGCACCCACCGGCGAAAGAAATCTAGCTCCCGTTGGGGGAACACCCCATTCATCGGAAAGAATGATAGCTTTGGTAAAAGAAAAAAATGCGGCAAACTAGAAAATTTGGATAATCCGCAATGAATGGGGGTTTATGGGGCCATGGAAAAACTTTACTGGCTGGAAGCCGTGTATTCAGTAGGGTCGGCCACACCCGCCAAGGCAAAGGCTTCCTTCCGTTCGGTACAGGTGCCGCACATGCCGCAATGCTGTGCTCCCCCCTCATAACAGGACCAGGTTTGACTAAAGTCCACCCCCAGGGCAGCTCCACGCCGGACAATCTGGGCCTTGGTAAGCTGGAGGTAGGGGGTGTGGAGAAGCAAGGGATGCCAGTCGGCCAACCGCAGGGCGGATTGCATGGCGTCCACAAATTCTGGTCGGCAATCGGGATAAATGGTGTGATCACCGGTGTGCGCGCCGTAGGAGACGCGGTCGGCCCGCAAACTGATCGCCCAACCCGCCGCCACAGCCAACATGATCATGTTGCGATTGGGAACGACGGTCAGCTTCATCGATTCGGCGGCATAGTGTCCATGCGGCACGGCAATTTCGGGGGAGGTTTGGCTTGATCCAGCCAAAAACGGCACCAAGGGAGATAAATCCGCGATTTGCCATTCGACCCCAGTCGTTTTGGAAATTTTTTCCGCGTGGATTAATTCCCGCCGATGCCGTTGGCCATAGTCGATGGAAAGCGCGACAACCTGGTCCCCCTGGTCCAATAAATCATGCAGCAAGACCGTGGAATCCAAACCTCCCGAGTAAATTAGCACCGTTTTCATAGGGCAAAAACTCTAATGGCAAAGGGGGTATGACAGAAATTTTAGCACAATTCTCACATTCCCCGAACAGTTTGCCAATGCCGAGTGTCTCTGGTTTTATAGCGGAAAACGCGTTCAATTTTTGATTCTAGGACGTGGGGGAGGCATTGAAATTCCCCGCCAGATTCACTAGCTGTCAGAATTGATCCTGGGTAGAATAAGATTAGAACCGGAAGCGGACGCTTTGTCTAACGGCGCCTCGCGAGCGGGAATTCCCTGCCCACCGCCGTGTCCACGCGTCAGCGTCACGGTCGCGTATTCCCTCCACCGTATTTTTTTTGGGAGGCAGGGCATGGTTGCGGCAGGTCAGATAAATTCCCTTAGCGCCAGTGTGTTGGTGCTCAATCGCTTTTATATGGCGGTGCACATTATCAATGTGCGGCGGGCATTGGCGCTATTGTGCCGCGAATTGGCCGAAGTCATCCATCTTGAGGATGAGGGAACATACGGCAACTACAATTTTGAAAGCTGGCGCGAAATTAGCGCGCTCCGCGCGGAATTCAAGGAACCGCACGATGACTGGATCCAGGGAATCAGCTTTGAACTGCAGGTTCCCCGCGTGATCCGGCTGTTGGGCTACGACCGGGTCCCCAAAAGCACC of the Pirellulales bacterium genome contains:
- a CDS encoding tetratricopeptide repeat protein gives rise to the protein MNIAQEAPCRLTTALSKNTLDQAPLFVRAGKSAIRPEVAEAIRLGTELRAAGRTQFSVAVLEQALAHGADCAELWFAYGCSLQRAERWPAATNAFARAHQLSPDWAEPLVNWGNLCEKRGDLVQARLRLQDAVSVDPGHAIAQYNLGNIERQLGEVGTAINRYQRALEIQPDFAAAHWNLATCYLLTGDFIRGWPEYVWREAAGEVVQDNYAFPRLARLSQAAGRTIVVVAEQGLGDEIFFAGNLREFARHAGRVILVCEPRLQELFADSFANVRVIGYERRQDRAPCPVETLLDTRVDYWLPAGDLPGLLQSAEIIPPRENAYLALPSELSAVWRQRLGQLGSGVKVGISWRAGGHPRERARRSTQLRDWLPLLKTPGAQWINLQYGETSREINDFSRDTGIVIHDFPAADPLTRFTDFAALVAGLDLVVAVGNTTVHLAGALGIPAWVVLPTVPSWRWQLRGDSLPWYPSVRAWRQSPGESWLGLFARLSLVFPHWNSQPTFSAATSQPGPEPPLDNVSLPFSSSQLDIQETKLMNHHTRQFRTPTGSFDFAAALSQARQLFAERDLLAAERLTDEILVHAPRQSAAWSLLAHIAKQTERWDLALRSLQRARELSNDDYAIHQDLAETALACGNTALALATFQTTITRWPERVEGWLGCALAQRGAGDFNAAWETLEHAREIAPRNPKVFNFLGGVAIDLRQPERAIAAFQQAVALAPDYAAAWNNLGCVWQAQHDYGQAIACFEQVMRLDANHQSVAQNLEQLRAQVACARSQVSPASFGTGSPVSEISSSVGSVTVPDGAQTPSDHGLPSSLASITEELPWLQAEQSTDATFRFPQTEIHSPAARGLLERAATLFNAEDFATAAELAERILAIQPRHAIALRILGVGQRKRGDLPAAIHSLRQACIADPQNFAMPFELGVCYLERHEQKLAYECFLRVLALKPDFQASYVNLSGIMEQQERYADATHWAQKAVAVLPNCVLARYNLGNSYREQGSLEEAIREYQHALTIDPNYVRAKWNLGICNLHLGNYGPGWEGYEARGPVGEVEFDHYPQPRWQGEDLTGKTILVHAEQGLGDEIVFCSCLPDLLERAGRVVIVCEPRLEKLFRRSFPQAIVYGYLRRKDRLPCQVKEEIHYQLPMGSLPLHFRPTLSAFPRRQRFLTPDPALVNAWRQKFASLGPGLKIGISWRAGGKPLERRKRSIPLDLWGGILQTPGIKFINLQYGDASEDRQEVQDLFGVTLHDWEQGDPLIDVDSFAAKIAALDLVISVGNATVHLAGAVGTPAWTLLPMIPSWRWMIRGDESPWYKTVRLFRQVQRNQWPGVLAAMRRMLAGVLAAPAVAQADLLKTIPCPPIERINEPSLPPLAQHVWLDHTQFSAAATIESFPQILEQAKQAYERTDYTEAERLLRQILTIAPKFPSALHCLGLVAIKQERYDLAIRCLQRALATAEMVPQRRCDLAVAYAGAGRTDEAIACYRRALELLPGYERATVELAKLEKQLLSPPPASDHNVLISLREMTNENVLTPPREINNENTNISPREMTNDKSSIPPHGSNSSNPINPIPALDARNALSQSGVKVPFSPATQDTAATQNTPANQQTLLQQAQELISRCQFDPARGILEQLLRAKAENLQARSLLAEICCQDQDWATAKIQLEKICIAQPTSAAYVRLGTICEKLTNFAEAKRAYQAALSHDADCYEAVVRLGTIYAQAGEASQAEECYRRALRIRPDQRELHHSLGMMLAQQGALDDAIACYERALDCSGARAYPLAQASLAFARLYQGNYQAGWRAYEWRWQCPDSATQCRDVGIPEWRGESLAGKRILIHAEQGLGDEVMFATCYPDVLRQAAEVSILCDPRLLACWKRAFPRARIIPCPRGTEANWRSPAELRLDFQIAAGSLPGILRNRIQDFPAQTQLLSPDPRRLGEWQARLSQLGPGPKIGLSWLAGAKPLDRQIRGLPLAQWESLLATPRAHWVNLQHGAVEGEIHDLLNQTGITVHDWPGSDLKNDLEETLARIAACDAVIAVGNATVHLAGALGVRTWCLLPAFQGWRWGPTGHNTPWYGSVRVMRGTRTGEWQDVLERVAGELAAMTIPARRQTVAAPHFLRQGEAEHTSHIPREQHKLG
- a CDS encoding flagellin; the encoded protein is MSRINTNVSSLVAQKALARSNNDLQTSLTRLSTGLRINKGKDDPAGLIASEILRSDIVATQRAITNSERANQIIATADSALSQVSSLLNDIRGLVSEAANSGALSEEQIAANQLQVDSSLEAIDRIAQTTSFQGRRLLDGSLDFLTSSVGTTDPKATGTIGTAVDAAATGSFGAAVDANATVTLSGGAGLGGLSFTAISAGSTLNGAKVEYVFDSGGTASATFASNTLTVTLTAGTTAANVATLVNALTGSTGISAAVVTAGTIFSGGAAEGDKYSATLAGGAFNNKISLSAVNGGAAYNATVTISISDAAARASFDTATNTLSISVSAAGNTAAVVSAINAGGVFQASAQAAAGLGVYAAGSTTSATTGGTNSNRILLSASTGGPTYSNTNVVIATSDAAARASYDTASNTLTISRSAAATSSQVATAINANGVFSATALGNGQGVLTAGTISAATTGGATGNANLSDLKIDQANFGTASSITVDVRVDRQATQSTLYYSGGTLSSDLILQVGGKGGFETFNFGTGSTVTQIRDAINLVSDATGVSANVTSGTVSGSVLRLTSVEFGSDAFVQAKALTGSFNTVNLSGTATDRTIGTDVSTRINGVQAIGNGLKTTLNTSTLDLSFTVNQNLADGDSFSFSITGGGANFQIGPDVVSNQQARLGIQGVSTSTLGGVSGKLYELRSGGAKDLDSDTKGAAKVVDEVISAVSGLRGRLGAFQKTTLETNITTLNDALENLTEAESSIRDADFAAESARLTRAQILVQSGTSVLQITNQNPQNILSLLR
- the csrA gene encoding carbon storage regulator CsrA, yielding MLVLSRQRDESIIIGDNIVVTIVDIRGDKVRLGINAPSEIPVHRQEVYEAIQRENQRSSRLDPKDAQQLGKPAGRNGLSG
- the fliW gene encoding flagellar assembly protein FliW; translation: MLVMTTRFGRVEMRADDVLLFPNGLLGMEECRHWVLLADATNEALGWLQSLTQADLAFAVVSPRRFVPDYQLRVSRGELLPLALDDLSQAQVLVIVGKNERGMTLNLRAPLVIHEERRVGRQVIANNDLSVQYELDQEPARLRISA
- the queC gene encoding 7-cyano-7-deazaguanine synthase QueC → MKTVLIYSGGLDSTVLLHDLLDQGDQVVALSIDYGQRHRRELIHAEKISKTTGVEWQIADLSPLVPFLAGSSQTSPEIAVPHGHYAAESMKLTVVPNRNMIMLAVAAGWAISLRADRVSYGAHTGDHTIYPDCRPEFVDAMQSALRLADWHPLLLHTPYLQLTKAQIVRRGAALGVDFSQTWSCYEGGAQHCGMCGTCTERKEAFALAGVADPTEYTASSQ